From Ochotona princeps isolate mOchPri1 chromosome X, mOchPri1.hap1, whole genome shotgun sequence, one genomic window encodes:
- the LOC101535472 gene encoding DDB1- and CUL4-associated factor 12-like protein 2, translating to MENGKGLPVTGLATRSSLVHYLQDRQVDVQGHRAPWGFESQLHSLAARSLPQMLREHQLDLGTLDKVFASQWLNSREVVCGTKCNKLFRLDVHSGQITHCPLMVDREPARARRLPGSGIHAIELNPSKTLLATGGKNPNSLAVYQLPTMDPVCLGDIQGHKGEICAMAWVSDNVVVSGSHDGTLALWQLELEIFCDNIAWNNNRGIQMYGHIHPADVVNNSTYRHILPHHHHVCALAFSSRNQELGSFSYDGYFHLWKPEHNLSRLLSIRMPYFGGNVCMTCCDEFSLYAVASRTYISFLDPRQPKHKLQLLNCQRVGDSVCSLSFYQGIITLGTVHGSLLFYDVRAHKFLEDSRVVGQDSSAGSGRRILKLTCSTGWISQDTHRAYQSVGLNQLPISLYTHCYNWPEMKLFVAGGPPFSNLHGNYAGLWI from the coding sequence ATGGAGAATGGAAAGGGACTGCCAGTGACTGGGCTAGCTACACGTAGTTCCCTGGTGCACTACCTGCAGGACCGCCAGGTGGATGTACAGGGACACAGGGCTCCATGGGGTTTTGAAAGCCAGTTGCACAGCCTCGCAGCTCGGAGCCTGCCCCAAATGTTGAGGGAGCACCAACTCGACCTGGGCACCCTGGACAAAGTGTTTGCCTCACAATGGCTGAATAGCAGGGAGGTGGTTTGTGGCACCAAGTGCAACAAGCTGTTCAGGCTGGATGTGCACTCGGGCCAGATCACACACTGCCCCCTCATGGTGGACAGAGAGCCTGCACGAGCCCGGAGACTGCCTGGCTCTGGCATTCATGCCATTGAGCTGAATCCCTCCAAGACACTTCTGGCCACAGGAGGCAAGAACCCCAATAGCCTGGCTGTGTACCAGCTGCCCACCATGGACCCTGTGTGCCTGGGTGACATCCAAGGCCACAAGGGTGAGATCTGTGCCATGGCCTGGGTGAGTGACAATGTAGTGGTGAGCGGCTCCCATGATGGCACCCTGGCTTTATGGCAGTTGGAACTTGAAATTTTCTGTGACAACATTGCTTGGAACAATAACAGGGGCATTCAAATGTATGGCCACATCCATCCAGCAGATGTGGTAAATAACTCCACATACAGACATATTCTTCCACATCACCACCACGTCTGTGCCCTTGCCTTcagcagcaggaaccaggagctgggttCATTTTCCTACGATGGCTATTTCCACCTCTGGAAACCTGAGCACaacctgtccaggctgctctctATCAGGATGCCCTATTTTGGAGGGAATGTGTGCATGACCTGCTGCGATGAGTTCTCTCTGTATGCTGTGGCTTCTAGGACCTATATCTCTTTCCTGGATCCACGCCAGCCAAAGCACAAATTACAGCTGCTGAACTGCCAGAGAGTTGGCGATAGTGTGTGCTCACTGAGCTTCTACCAGGGCATTATCACTTTGGGAACGGTGCATGGCTCCCTGCTCTTCTATGACGTCCGTGCCCACAAGTTCCTAGAGGACAGCCGTGTGGTCGGCCAGGACTCTTCTGCAGGGTCCGGGAGGAGAATACTCAAGCTCACCTGTAGCACGGGCTGGATCAGCCAGGATACCCATCGGGCATACCAGAGTGTAGGTTTGAACCAACTGCCAATTTCCCTGTACACTCACTGTTACAACTGGCCAGAGATGAAGCTCTTTGTGGCTGGGGGGCCTCC